AGCATCCGTAAGTTGAAGAGACCCGGTCTAGCAGGGACACCCAGGTCTAAATCTGCCGTGGACTTCATCACCTACAAAGACATGTTTCAGCAGATACAGAGTGGGGATGAAGGACCGGCAATCTACGAGATGTTTGCTGGTCCGATCTATGATAACCTTCGAGTTACCAGCTCCTGTGAGAAAGTTAAGGACAGACAAGTGCAGTCTGCTCCGCCTAAGAAGACTCAACAGTGCCATAAAGTCAAACACAGACCATTGAAACAAGCACAAAAGAGAAGTCCAGGGGAGAGCATCGTGATTTCAGCTAAAAGCAAACCTAAACATGAGTCCTCTAGGGGGAAACCTCCCCTCACACCTGTACCAAGGAAAGGCACACAAAAAATGATGGATACGCCAAATTCAGATAGGTGCAAAGCAGCTGAGCCCTCTAAGGATGTTGATATTTGTCAGAGTAGCGCTCAAGAAACTGTTTTATCTACCATAGAGGAGGCTCTTTCTAGATATGGGTCTGAAACAATTAAATCTGATGACAAAACATTGACTCACCCCCAAATGCGAGAAAAAGGAAATCCAAACCGACCACTTCCTGAACACGTGTTATCTCAAAGCCCCCAACAGTCAATGATCAAAACCTGGACgtcttccagcagcagcagcagccacacatTCATGTCACCAGTTTACCAGAAGTTTCTGGATGAAGTGGGGGACGGGCCGCTTACAGATGACCTGCTGCAATGTCTGGCCGAGGAGCTGATCTCATTGGACGAGAGGGATGTATCCATAGGACCTGAAGACCTGGAGTCTGAATTCGATCCTGTATCAGGAAGAAATTCATTTCCTGAGGTGAACTGTTATGGTCAAAAGTAACAAAACTGTTCTTTCCACAGATATTAGGGCCACACAGGAGCAACtgatatgtctctgtctcagggTTATATTAATGTATACATTGCTGGGGAACATTAGAAATTACATTAAGACATTAAGGTTTTACTTGGGGTCTACACCCTTAAACACATTGTACCATTTTAACAACGTACAATTAGTTTTGACATGTTGTGGAACAAGTGTTTCTCCAAGTCAAGAAGAAGGCGTAAAGAAAACATGCCCCTGGGGAGGGCCTTGctattttttacaaaatgaaacataaGGTTCAGTCCCAATTACCGATCTAATTATTTTCGTACAGTCCAACAAAAAGTTAAGACTTTATGACGTTCACATGTACCTACGAATatattaagataaaataaaaattggcTGCCAGAGAATCCAAATTATTCTGATCCAGTAAATCttccagatgttttttttttattttaagaaatattCATTATGTGTATTTTATCGCAGGTTATTTCAACAGACAGTGCTGCTCTGCTTGGCTCTGTGTTGGTTGTAGATGAGGCCCTTACATGGAAAAAAGGTGAAGTTCTCGGCAGAGGAGCCTATGGGACAGTAAGTTTGGACATTTAGACTAACGAAGTAAGGCAACAAACTAAAATTACACAAAGTACACCAACGTCCTACAATGTTATCTATTCATACAATCGTGCAATCTacaataatctttaaaaaatactcAAAACATTATACGTACTGCAGCATTGATGCTCCACTTACCCTGGCAAACACTGCTGCCTTCTTCCCAGGTTTACTGTGGCCTGACCAGCCAGGGCCAGCTGATAGCTGTGAAGCAGGTGGGCCTGGATGCCTCTGACCCCGATGCTGCTAGGAGGGAGTACAGTCGTCTGCAGGGGGAAGTGGAGCTGCTTAAAACCCTTAGACACACCAACATCGTGGGCTTCCTGGAGACCTCACTTTATCAGCATGTGGTTTCCATCTTTATGGAATACATCCCAGGAGGATCCATCGCCAGCATCCTTCACAGGTCAGGTTTGATTCAAAACAGCTTGACCCAGAAGTATTTGTTGCAAACATTAAAAGAATACCTCACCCCTAAAATGATCATTCAATTGCTTACCGTGTTACCATGAATAACACGCTTTTTCTTGCACGCGTCCACGATGaatgaagaatccaaaaactaATTGACTTAAATAGGGGcatgcagaagtgttttaaactgttatgttttagcaaaaatgcatATGTTTGGATTATAGTGAGCAGTGAGTCTTGGATTATAATGCATgagttgtgtttaaatgtataaagagaaGTTTGGATATAGTATTGCTCTTGTTAAAGTGGCCCACATTTACATCTATTCATCAAGAATTTCAGTttttttgggggtgaagtattcctttaaactttAGATAATCAGAGGGTTTAACAATAAATGGTCTGTATTAATGCCTTTAACACTATCCCTTTAACTTCTGTAAGGTTTGGTCCACTGCCAGAGCGTGTCCTGGCTCTTTACACCCATCAGATCCTGGAAGGGGTGGCCTACCTTCACCTGAACAGGGTGATTCATCGTGACTTGAAGGGAAACAACGTCATGCTGATGCCTACTGGAGTCATCAAGCTCATAGACTTTGGCTGTGCGCGTCGTCTCAGCTGCCTGAACCACACTGCTAGCAACAGTGGAGATCTGCTCAAGTCTGTCCACGGCACACCCTACTGGATGGCACCAGAGGTAGATGTAGAGTTAATTTAGGATGTGTTCTTACCTGAGAAGCTGGTGTTATTATGGACCCACTGCTTTTCTTGGCAAGACTCGCCTTGCGTTGTATTAAAGTGCTAGGTTTGGCCAGGTGCCTATGCTAGCGCGAGCTAGGCTACTAGTAACCTGGATTGTTAAGGTCCTATGCCCCGACAAATGGGCTATCCTGACCCTAACCACTCGAGGTCAATGCCTAACCTTAACCAGCTACCCAGGGCGGGTCTTGGCAAGAAAAACCAGTGGAATTCATAATTACGTGCGGAGATGGCTCTTTTTGAATTACTTAAATTCCATATATTTCATTGTATGCTAAAAGTTTAATTGCTCTTTTAATCTGACTCTTATCATATTTTCCTCTCCTCAGGTTATTAATGAGACAGGATATGGCAGGAAGTCCGATATATGGAGTGTGGGTTGCACAGTGTTTGAGATGGCCACAGGGAAACCACCACTGGCCCACATGGACAAGATGGCTGCCTTGTTCTACATTGGGGCTCAAAGAGGGTCGATGCCCTCCTTACCAGATGGGTTTTCGGATAACGCCAAGGATTTTGTACAAACCAGCTTGACAAGGTGAGACCTATAGTCCCCCTGGTCTATGTAAACTGGCCAATTCTATGTAAACTGGCCAATTCCCATGTTACACTGAGCTACCTTCTGAATAatgaaacatacagtatttataaagAGCTTGGAACTTATCGAGTTAAAGACCTAATTCAGTGTATTTCCTTCTATTTATAGTCATGTTTGGGAATACATTTCCTTATTTTCATTTGCTTTCTCTATACTCAAGTGACCAGAAACTACGGCCTTCTGCAGACCAGCTGCTGAAGCATTCATTCATCCCCCAAAGTGAGACTGGAGCAAACTCTTGGGAGACGCAGAAAAAGAGCTGCTGTGGTCACCCAGAGGGACTGTGTGGTTAACAAGTTACACTAAGAGAATGTTTGAgttcaaagagacattttaatgatttaattcaGATTGATAACTCAAAGTATTCTTTTGTGACCCTTTGAGGACCTGTCACCTGTCCCCTGTCCCCAGTGATGTAATAGTAGCAAGTTTGGGAGCATGGCCTTGTGTCCCAGACCTTTCTGGAGACTACAACACAAGGAGAAGAAACTGTAGTCATTGCATTGTTAAGCTAAAGTTTAAGAAACTACATGAAAAGCACTTTCATACATTTAACTTTAGCCTAATAGAAGCTATAAAATGTGAATAGATAGAAGGCAGAGTTTCTGTTACTGATTTTGGATATTTTCTATAGAAATCTCAAATGTGCCAATCTTATGTGTTAATGTAACATGTATAGAGTGTAACTTTAGGTCTCTGCTTTGTCATACGTGTAGTTTCTCATAAAATGTGTCTAATCCATATTGCAACATCAATTATATAACCTATTTTTCCATGCCGAGAATGTGAATTACTTCAAGTTAGCCGTGTGTGAAATACACGTGTAAAATTGTGCACATGCCACAAATTAGAACTTACTTTCATTACTAGAAACAACTACATGCATGTCTCCTCATATTCAAATCAGCAAGTTTCTTTCCTCTTAGACTAGTAACATGGATATAAGCATAATAAATGACAGCGACAACCAGGGTTTATATTGTGTCAGGGTAATGGCAACTTTGATGTTTATTCAtaatattgaaatgaaaaaaaagaatgtaaagAGGGGGTTATGCTTCTTTGTCAACAGCTGCTTTTGCTCTGTGTGCGCAGCTATAAATCCCTCATGAGGGTACAAACAATTGAGCCTCAAGTATTTTTGCACTCTTTAAATAAACGAGTAACCCAGTCAAGAACAGAGGGGACGGTCATGTCAAAATTTGAGAACAATACAGAGTTTAATGTATGAAACTGATGTGAAAACACGTTTTCGGACAGGTACATGGctgaaaatgtaaattcaaCCAATTGGATGAATACAAAACCTATTGGAGTCGTCCACATTGCAGATACCAAAACATCCAGCGGGTCATGTTGCATATGGCCAATTGGTCACTGTTCTGACAGCTGTTGCTGCAGTTTTCTTCCTATATAGTACCATGTTAATGGCTGATTGAAATATACTTACATGTATCCCCTTTATGGGCTGACATCTAAGGGCTACAACTTCATGTCTTGAAATTATGTCGATGCACGTCAAAGTAAAAAGGGTTATGTAAACTTTAATAGCACACTACTACTGTctgtcagtgttttcttctttttgaggCACAACCTTTGGCATCCAGCTTAAAGGTCTACTTATAGGtcccaaaaaacattttttggtaCAAATTGCATCGCACTGATGTTATAAGTAGGTGGATGTGTATGTGTTACTGAGGGCATCAACTGATATTCCCTGCACAGTACAGCTCCCCCTGTAGGAAGGTTGTAAGACGCACACACCACTGGAATGCTGCAATCATTCACCCGATGATGCCCAATCCGTTGatcatcaaaataaaagtattttataggTATTATAGTTATCTTGTTATACTTACAAGCAGCTCCAAACCCGAGTAGTCATGgtatagttttttttctttaaacatacAAAAACGTATGTACATTTATCTCCACTTTCTGTAAACAGCAAGTACGCATTCTCCTTTTAAATCCCTTTGATGATTGAAACATGCAAATCATACGCACAGTACTAATGTATAACAATAAATCAAGGACAAGGAGATGAAACTTcacacctaaaaaaaaaaatggcatccATCAACAGTATTAAATGGAATGCCAGCAAACAACTTGAACTCATCTCCAGCTGGTCACTCACTTCCTCCATACAACCGCAGAAATGTGATTCAATtaatcgtaaaaaaaaaagaaaaacaaaaaaaggaagaaagtgCACCTTCCACGACTCTTATAGTACTt
This portion of the Cottoperca gobio chromosome 21, fCotGob3.1, whole genome shotgun sequence genome encodes:
- the map3k19 gene encoding uncharacterized protein map3k19, which codes for METLRDIRQAYRDAGRGSRGGLSLPSLGDSSRRWSHLDPAPSPGLLSTRTSCMPVAPKHRQSVVTASPSSSSLLSVAEPSQLSQSAPIIMEPLLCSNTMIQARAHIQIRLGSQDTVNEQKLLQGPLPSLHPRTPKMLAPLDNRPREIAALPALKHHIPLKPISRSPLCSRTWLRRERLSWDSPCTGPLTIKGGSEESGSSSSQSSIDLEDEEDERDICGRASGERHLKFVGERLLQHSNGVSSTEANFVEEHFKVQSRFSHIPQIHRSADDFDGDAINHTTDLLCTKKAINSQCEGKANMKYTKEPVDCQSFIKCNTVHNEIPITSKSKDEKNDVGCTPEPGTEISHGVTFNMNKDHGNVISYSKGTYRNDMQHIEQTEKTMKDSSYEETWVYNPILRREDVKLTTSTTEEKILLFTPAVNLPQSDMDPKRNERMLKALKPVGNKERRNSTKCELRAKIQTSQQSFNVLAHKERSILNRNKSKSNLKYSSLSTQVKDKTRKSPELIISGETVIKVKSKPKGAHCNTGTTSPRKKLNDQGKRANPEKMNSNRAQQHPPARELKSIRKLKRPGLAGTPRSKSAVDFITYKDMFQQIQSGDEGPAIYEMFAGPIYDNLRVTSSCEKVKDRQVQSAPPKKTQQCHKVKHRPLKQAQKRSPGESIVISAKSKPKHESSRGKPPLTPVPRKGTQKMMDTPNSDRCKAAEPSKDVDICQSSAQETVLSTIEEALSRYGSETIKSDDKTLTHPQMREKGNPNRPLPEHVLSQSPQQSMIKTWTSSSSSSSHTFMSPVYQKFLDEVGDGPLTDDLLQCLAEELISLDERDVSIGPEDLESEFDPVSGRNSFPEVISTDSAALLGSVLVVDEALTWKKGEVLGRGAYGTVYCGLTSQGQLIAVKQVGLDASDPDAARREYSRLQGEVELLKTLRHTNIVGFLETSLYQHVVSIFMEYIPGGSIASILHRFGPLPERVLALYTHQILEGVAYLHLNRVIHRDLKGNNVMLMPTGVIKLIDFGCARRLSCLNHTASNSGDLLKSVHGTPYWMAPEVINETGYGRKSDIWSVGCTVFEMATGKPPLAHMDKMAALFYIGAQRGSMPSLPDGFSDNAKDFVQTSLTSDQKLRPSADQLLKHSFIPQSETGANSWETQKKSCCGHPEGLCG